One part of the Dyadobacter sp. 676 genome encodes these proteins:
- a CDS encoding NAD-dependent epimerase/dehydratase family protein, whose product MNIALVTGSAGLIGSESVAFLADKFDLVIGIDNNLRQYFFGADGNTEWNRNRIEEAYGNYKHYSADIREVSQLEPIFKEYGTDIKMIVHAAAQPSHDWAAREPFTDFGVNAVGTLNMLEMTRQHAPEAVFIFTSTNKVYGDNPNYLPLVELETRWEIDESHPYFKNGIDENHSIDHTKHSIFGASKVAADIMVQEYGRYFGMKTAVFRGGCLTGPNHSGAQLHGFLAYLMKCAITGTHYTIFGYKGKQVRDNIHSHDLVNMFWHFYQNPRPGEVYNAGGGRFANCSMLEAIALCEQITGNKLSYSYSETNRIGDHIWYVSDLSKFKSHYPDWNWEFGLVETLTQIHDGIASRLGVKTV is encoded by the coding sequence ATGAACATAGCTTTGGTCACCGGCTCGGCCGGACTCATTGGAAGTGAATCGGTTGCTTTTTTGGCTGACAAGTTTGATCTGGTCATCGGAATCGACAACAACCTTCGTCAATACTTTTTCGGGGCCGACGGTAACACCGAGTGGAACCGTAACCGCATCGAGGAAGCTTACGGAAATTACAAGCATTATTCTGCCGATATCCGCGAGGTCAGCCAGCTCGAACCGATCTTCAAAGAGTACGGAACGGATATTAAGATGATCGTCCACGCCGCGGCGCAACCGAGCCATGACTGGGCAGCCCGCGAGCCTTTCACCGATTTTGGCGTAAACGCGGTGGGAACATTGAACATGCTCGAAATGACCCGCCAGCACGCTCCTGAGGCTGTATTTATTTTTACATCTACCAATAAAGTTTACGGCGATAATCCGAACTATCTCCCATTGGTGGAACTCGAAACCCGCTGGGAAATCGACGAAAGCCACCCGTATTTCAAAAACGGTATCGACGAGAACCACAGCATCGACCATACGAAACACTCGATTTTCGGCGCTTCCAAAGTCGCCGCCGACATTATGGTGCAGGAATACGGCCGCTATTTCGGCATGAAAACGGCTGTTTTCCGCGGCGGATGCCTCACCGGCCCCAACCACTCCGGCGCACAGTTGCACGGCTTCCTGGCTTACCTGATGAAATGTGCCATTACCGGAACGCATTACACCATTTTCGGGTACAAAGGCAAGCAGGTCCGCGATAATATCCACAGCCACGACCTGGTGAACATGTTCTGGCATTTCTATCAAAACCCGCGTCCGGGCGAAGTCTACAACGCCGGCGGCGGCCGTTTCGCCAATTGTTCGATGCTCGAAGCCATTGCATTGTGCGAGCAGATTACCGGAAACAAACTCTCTTACTCGTATTCTGAAACCAACCGTATCGGGGACCACATCTGGTATGTAAGCGATCTTTCGAAATTCAAGTCGCATTACCCCGATTGGAACTGGGAATTCGGCCTGGTGGAAACGCTCACGCAGATCCACGACGGAATCGCGTCGCGATTAGGAGTTAAAACGGTTTAA
- a CDS encoding iron ABC transporter permease, with amino-acid sequence MLTDTVNERETVRKETARKHILPSSTGKMAWVLGPILLACVVFAACTGALPISVRELSEIIAFKLGWISETHVGEQKSIVFWIIRLPRVCLAVLIGAALGIAGAALQGLFRNPIADATLIGVTSGASLFAVFVIMLNVKYFGMLNEVAGAYGISFAAFLGAACTTFLVYQLSKVTGEGGIATLLLCGIAINAFVGAMTGLMTYLADDAQLRNITFWNLGSLGGANWTSVMAVAPFVGVSIIFMPYLSKALNLLVLGESQAASLGVNMTSLKQKVIILATLGVGASVAIAGTIGFVGLVVPHIIRTLFGPDHRTLIIGSALSGAVVLTLADTLSRTIVAPSELPIGILTAMLGTPFFIYILREQKRKRL; translated from the coding sequence ATGCTGACAGACACGGTAAATGAGCGGGAAACAGTCAGGAAGGAAACCGCGCGAAAGCACATTCTACCTTCTTCAACGGGCAAAATGGCGTGGGTCCTGGGGCCGATCCTGCTGGCTTGCGTTGTGTTCGCCGCCTGCACAGGTGCATTGCCGATTTCCGTACGCGAGCTTTCAGAGATTATCGCATTCAAACTCGGCTGGATATCCGAAACGCATGTCGGGGAACAGAAATCGATCGTTTTCTGGATCATCCGCCTGCCGCGGGTATGCCTGGCGGTGCTGATCGGAGCGGCGTTGGGGATAGCAGGTGCGGCATTGCAGGGACTTTTCCGCAATCCCATTGCCGACGCCACGCTCATCGGTGTAACTTCCGGCGCTTCGCTTTTTGCCGTTTTTGTCATTATGCTCAATGTTAAATATTTCGGAATGCTGAACGAAGTCGCGGGCGCATACGGCATTTCGTTTGCGGCATTTCTGGGCGCAGCTTGTACGACCTTCCTGGTGTACCAGCTTTCCAAAGTCACGGGAGAGGGAGGCATTGCCACACTGCTGCTTTGCGGGATAGCAATCAATGCATTTGTAGGCGCCATGACCGGACTGATGACCTACCTCGCCGACGATGCACAACTGCGAAATATTACCTTCTGGAACCTGGGCAGTCTCGGCGGGGCCAACTGGACGTCGGTGATGGCCGTAGCGCCGTTTGTAGGAGTTTCTATCATTTTCATGCCCTATCTTTCCAAAGCGTTGAACCTACTCGTGCTTGGAGAGAGTCAGGCGGCAAGCCTGGGGGTGAACATGACATCTTTAAAACAAAAGGTGATTATCCTGGCAACCCTGGGCGTAGGCGCGTCGGTGGCTATTGCAGGGACTATCGGCTTCGTCGGACTTGTCGTTCCGCACATTATACGCACATTGTTCGGACCGGACCACCGGACGCTGATCATCGGATCGGCTCTTTCCGGCGCCGTTGTACTAACCCTGGCCGACACCCTCTCGCGTACCATCGTAGCGCCGTCGGAACTCCCGATCGGCATCCTCACGGCCATGCTCGGTACACCTTTCTTCATTTATATTTTGCGGGAACAAAAACGGAAACGGCTATGA
- a CDS encoding ChuX/HutX family heme-like substrate-binding protein yields the protein MKSTLSPDRTELKERWAAYKLANPKTRIRDAAKALGTSEAELLATGLGENVQLLDGDFRELIKEVGSLGHVMALTRNDHVVHERKGVYEKISFNNHVGLVLGEDIDLRLFLGDWKFGFAVSEDGRYSLQFFNSFGDAAHKIYLTEKSNKEAYDALTTKYLAADQDVNLFVNEKKEKLAEPEEAVEPDKTAFRQEWLALKDTHDFFTLLRKYNLSRKQALRNAPEGYAHRIRPESMKPLFDAISEAELPVMVFVSNPNCIQIHTGPIKKIFVMGPWLNVMDPEFNLHLREDAIDEAWVVRKPTADGVVTGIELIDKDGVMFCQFFGKRKPGIPELAEWPALIERYSVKLQAEKQS from the coding sequence ATGAAGTCAACCCTTTCACCCGACAGAACCGAACTGAAAGAACGCTGGGCAGCATACAAGCTAGCGAATCCCAAAACGCGCATCCGCGACGCCGCGAAAGCGCTCGGCACCTCCGAAGCCGAACTCCTGGCCACAGGCCTTGGAGAAAATGTACAACTGCTCGACGGCGATTTCAGAGAGCTGATCAAGGAAGTGGGCTCGCTCGGGCACGTAATGGCGCTCACGCGGAACGACCACGTGGTGCACGAGCGCAAAGGCGTTTACGAAAAAATATCTTTCAATAACCATGTCGGGCTGGTACTCGGCGAGGATATTGACCTTCGCCTGTTCCTCGGCGACTGGAAATTTGGCTTTGCCGTTTCGGAAGACGGCCGTTACAGCCTGCAATTCTTCAACAGCTTCGGCGACGCGGCGCATAAAATTTACCTGACGGAAAAAAGCAACAAGGAAGCCTATGACGCCCTGACGACCAAATACCTCGCCGCCGACCAGGATGTTAACCTGTTTGTAAATGAGAAAAAAGAGAAGCTGGCCGAGCCGGAAGAAGCTGTGGAGCCCGACAAAACTGCGTTCCGGCAGGAATGGCTTGCCCTGAAAGACACCCACGACTTCTTCACACTGCTTCGCAAATACAACCTGTCGAGGAAACAGGCCTTACGCAATGCCCCCGAAGGTTATGCACATCGCATCAGGCCCGAGAGCATGAAGCCGCTCTTCGACGCAATTTCGGAAGCGGAGCTACCGGTTATGGTGTTTGTTTCAAATCCTAACTGCATTCAAATACACACCGGCCCGATCAAAAAGATATTTGTAATGGGCCCATGGCTGAATGTGATGGATCCCGAGTTCAACCTCCACCTCCGCGAAGACGCGATCGACGAAGCATGGGTAGTGAGAAAACCGACCGCGGACGGCGTCGTCACCGGCATCGAACTCATCGACAAGGACGGCGTGATGTTCTGCCAGTTTTTTGGAAAACGCAAGCCCGGCATTCCCGAGTTGGCCGAATGGCCCGCACTGATCGAACGGTATTCCGTCAAACTCCAAGCAGAAAAGCAATCGTAG
- a CDS encoding Rrf2 family transcriptional regulator, producing the protein MISKKAKYALKALKVLAEQYGKGPVLISYIAEKEKIPKKFLEAILLDLRNNGVLQSQKGKGGGYLLRVPPGEVNFSKVLRIIDGPIAPALCVSMFFYGKCDDCKDEETCSLRTVLERWRDANLAVLDKTTLNDLLQAENTAATDIVS; encoded by the coding sequence ATGATTTCAAAAAAAGCAAAATACGCGCTGAAAGCCCTCAAAGTTCTGGCAGAGCAATACGGAAAAGGACCGGTATTGATCTCTTATATTGCTGAAAAAGAGAAAATTCCGAAAAAATTCCTCGAAGCGATCCTGCTCGATCTGCGGAATAACGGGGTTTTACAAAGCCAGAAAGGGAAAGGCGGCGGCTACCTGCTTCGCGTCCCGCCCGGAGAAGTAAACTTTTCTAAGGTACTGCGGATCATCGATGGCCCCATTGCCCCGGCATTATGCGTTTCCATGTTTTTTTATGGCAAATGCGACGATTGCAAGGACGAAGAAACCTGCAGCCTCCGCACTGTCCTGGAAAGATGGCGGGATGCCAACCTGGCTGTACTGGACAAAACAACCCTGAACGATCTGTTGCAAGCGGAGAATACGGCCGCAACCGACATTGTATCGTAA
- a CDS encoding ABC transporter substrate-binding protein codes for MLWTAEVGYPKALRIVSANGTLSEILVGLGLEKQLVGVDVTSTYPASLQKLPKIGHNRTIAAEGILALNPDVIVYTDQSMLPPGVVKQLNSSGKKVVAFRHEYSKEGAIKLIREVGAYFNAGTQAEKMVKALQADLAKIPVPANPKKLLFIYARGAGTLMVSGTGTSLDKMFALAGHRNAVSGFTDFKPLTAESLVSTNPDVLVLFSSGLESLEGTNGLLKLPGVANTNAGKNRRIVTMDGQLLTGFGPRLGKAALELSQKVN; via the coding sequence ATGCTGTGGACGGCGGAGGTCGGCTACCCGAAAGCGCTCCGGATCGTGTCTGCGAACGGGACATTGAGTGAAATACTGGTGGGTCTTGGCCTGGAAAAACAGCTCGTGGGCGTGGATGTGACGAGCACTTACCCCGCCTCTCTCCAAAAACTGCCGAAAATCGGGCATAACCGCACGATCGCGGCGGAAGGAATCCTTGCATTGAACCCGGATGTGATCGTTTATACCGACCAAAGCATGCTACCGCCCGGGGTCGTGAAGCAGCTAAACAGCAGCGGTAAAAAAGTTGTCGCGTTCAGGCACGAATATTCCAAGGAAGGTGCGATCAAACTGATCCGCGAAGTAGGCGCCTATTTTAATGCCGGTACACAGGCTGAAAAAATGGTCAAAGCGCTGCAAGCCGATCTGGCGAAGATCCCTGTGCCGGCAAATCCCAAAAAATTGCTCTTCATCTACGCCCGGGGAGCGGGCACATTAATGGTTTCGGGCACAGGCACTTCACTGGACAAAATGTTCGCATTGGCCGGGCACAGGAATGCCGTTAGTGGCTTCACGGATTTCAAACCACTCACCGCGGAGTCGCTTGTCAGCACCAATCCCGACGTGCTTGTACTGTTCTCAAGCGGCCTCGAAAGCCTCGAAGGAACAAACGGCTTGCTGAAACTGCCGGGCGTGGCTAATACCAATGCCGGCAAAAATCGCAGGATCGTAACGATGGACGGTCAGTTACTGACCGGCTTCGGGCCCCGGCTCGGTAAAGCGGCCCTGGAACTTTCTCAAAAAGTTAATTAA
- a CDS encoding glycosyltransferase has protein sequence MPENYVIIIPQFNDWEALNLLIQKINADLNTPILQNTTLLIVDDCSSRARTQPFAAFNGKELKVLRLYRNLGHQKAIAIGLSYAAENMEADKVIVMDADGEDAPGDINKMAEKSVADPDKIIFAERNKRTEGFMFRFFYVIYKYIFKLLTGKVITFGNFSLVPQSRLQNLVRVSEIWNNYPGGVIKSRIPYDSVLTNRAKRLAGESKMNFVSLVLHGLSAISVMVDTTAVRILIFSIFMSGIAIAFIFFILFLKLIGNATPGWASTLGSTLMILMLQSFLISLFLVFMVLQYRSQQHFIPAVHYRDFVEKVESFS, from the coding sequence ATGCCAGAAAATTACGTCATTATTATACCCCAATTCAATGACTGGGAGGCGCTGAATCTGCTGATACAAAAAATTAATGCAGATTTAAACACTCCAATCCTTCAAAATACGACGCTACTCATTGTGGATGATTGCTCTTCGCGGGCAAGGACCCAGCCATTCGCTGCTTTCAACGGAAAAGAGCTGAAAGTGCTGCGGCTGTACCGTAACCTCGGCCACCAGAAGGCGATTGCGATCGGGCTTTCGTACGCGGCCGAAAACATGGAGGCGGACAAGGTGATTGTTATGGACGCGGATGGAGAGGATGCGCCCGGCGACATCAACAAAATGGCGGAAAAATCGGTCGCCGACCCCGACAAGATCATTTTCGCGGAGCGCAACAAGCGTACAGAGGGCTTCATGTTCCGGTTTTTTTATGTGATTTATAAATATATATTCAAGCTGCTGACGGGCAAGGTGATCACTTTCGGTAATTTCAGCCTGGTGCCTCAGAGCCGCTTGCAAAACCTTGTGCGCGTTTCCGAGATATGGAACAATTATCCCGGCGGCGTGATCAAGTCGCGGATTCCTTACGATTCGGTGCTTACCAACCGCGCCAAAAGACTGGCAGGCGAGAGCAAAATGAATTTTGTTTCACTGGTATTGCATGGTTTAAGCGCGATTTCGGTGATGGTCGATACCACGGCTGTACGGATATTGATCTTCTCTATTTTCATGTCGGGCATTGCCATCGCATTCATTTTCTTTATTCTTTTCCTGAAACTGATCGGGAATGCCACCCCTGGCTGGGCATCGACGCTGGGAAGCACGCTGATGATCCTCATGCTGCAATCCTTCCTGATTTCGCTGTTTCTGGTGTTTATGGTGCTGCAATATCGCTCGCAGCAACATTTTATTCCCGCCGTTCACTATCGTGACTTTGTCGAAAAAGTAGAGTCTTTCAGCTGA
- a CDS encoding M3 family oligoendopeptidase, which produces MKKWDDVQPFFENLKNREINSVEELRQWFADRSEIESYLSENFAWRYIRQTCDTANTGLINALQFFITEIQPKLAEYGNALDKKIVDNPFLGELTEPGFAITLRGMKKAIEIFRDENIPLITEMQTEERKYGAIAGAMTVTLDGEEMTLQRAADRLQSTDRNVREEAWRAISERRYEDHEKLDDLLNRLVGLRDQVGRNAGFSNYRDYMFAAMGRFDYTPQDCFNFHGSVKKAVVPVLNEMAAERKAALQVDALRPWDTKVDPKGLPPLKPFETGEELLDKTIRVFSRLDPFLGDCLRIMKTMKHLDLESRKGKAPGGYNYPLDEIGVPFIFMNATSNLRDMVTLLHEGGHAVHSLVTRDLALNSFKHTPSEVAELASMSMELITMDFWDEFFENEEDLKRAKITHLESIIETLPWVATVDKFQHWMYENPQHTPEQRTGAWVRIYEEFTDSVIDWSGLENFKKYLWQRQLHIYEVPFYYIEYGIAQLGAIGVWKNYRQDPAAGLKGYLNALKLGYTATIGEIYQAANIPFDFSERHIAELMQFVRDELAELKK; this is translated from the coding sequence TTGAAGAAATGGGATGATGTTCAGCCGTTCTTCGAAAATCTGAAAAACAGGGAAATCAACTCGGTTGAGGAACTGCGGCAATGGTTCGCGGACCGCAGCGAGATTGAATCCTACCTCTCGGAAAATTTTGCCTGGCGTTATATCCGTCAGACGTGCGATACGGCTAACACCGGCCTGATCAACGCGTTGCAATTCTTTATCACGGAAATCCAGCCGAAACTGGCGGAATATGGCAATGCGCTCGATAAGAAGATCGTCGACAACCCGTTTCTGGGCGAATTGACGGAACCCGGCTTTGCGATCACATTGCGCGGGATGAAGAAGGCGATCGAGATTTTTCGGGACGAAAATATCCCGCTGATCACAGAAATGCAGACCGAGGAGCGTAAATACGGTGCTATCGCGGGCGCGATGACCGTTACGCTCGATGGCGAGGAAATGACGCTGCAGCGCGCTGCCGACCGCCTGCAATCCACGGACCGCAATGTGCGCGAAGAGGCATGGCGAGCCATCAGCGAACGTCGCTATGAAGATCATGAAAAACTGGACGATTTGCTGAACAGGCTCGTTGGCCTTCGCGACCAGGTGGGCCGTAATGCGGGTTTCAGCAATTACCGTGACTATATGTTCGCGGCCATGGGCCGTTTCGATTACACGCCGCAGGATTGTTTCAACTTCCACGGTTCCGTGAAAAAGGCGGTGGTGCCGGTTTTGAATGAAATGGCAGCCGAACGTAAGGCTGCATTGCAGGTCGATGCATTGCGCCCCTGGGATACAAAGGTCGATCCGAAGGGGTTGCCGCCCTTGAAACCATTTGAAACCGGGGAAGAATTGCTCGATAAAACGATCCGTGTATTCTCGCGCCTCGACCCGTTCCTGGGCGATTGCCTCCGGATAATGAAAACCATGAAGCATCTCGACCTCGAATCGCGCAAGGGCAAGGCGCCGGGTGGTTATAATTACCCGCTCGACGAGATCGGCGTGCCGTTCATTTTCATGAATGCGACGTCGAACCTGCGCGATATGGTCACGCTCCTGCACGAGGGCGGGCACGCGGTGCATTCACTCGTAACGCGCGACCTGGCGCTCAACTCGTTCAAACACACGCCTTCGGAAGTGGCCGAGCTTGCTTCGATGTCGATGGAGCTGATCACCATGGATTTCTGGGACGAGTTTTTTGAAAATGAAGAAGACCTGAAACGTGCCAAAATCACGCATTTGGAATCGATCATCGAGACCTTGCCGTGGGTAGCGACGGTGGACAAGTTCCAGCATTGGATGTACGAAAACCCGCAGCATACGCCGGAGCAGCGTACCGGGGCGTGGGTGCGTATTTATGAGGAGTTTACCGATTCGGTCATAGACTGGTCGGGGTTAGAAAACTTCAAAAAGTACCTGTGGCAGCGGCAGTTGCATATTTACGAAGTGCCATTCTACTACATCGAATATGGTATCGCGCAACTCGGGGCCATCGGTGTCTGGAAAAACTACCGGCAAGACCCGGCCGCCGGTTTGAAGGGTTACCTGAATGCATTGAAGCTGGGTTACACCGCCACCATCGGCGAAATTTACCAGGCGGCGAACATTCCGTTCGATTTTTCGGAGCGGCACATCGCCGAGCTGATGCAGTTCGTACGCGACGAATTGGCCGAGTTAAAAAAATAA
- a CDS encoding DUF6686 family protein — MLPVNGGTQESIYIHDHLKVMQEDPHSYNSLRILSQTAKGYIGQCHCCTRFNFAYGNVLFLFTEDGLRGFQSILYDQYHLHSPGEALPHGKTRLLPSPIPNFMLSFDDTELEEIRTMFQEALLVLEVDKIFSYKK, encoded by the coding sequence TTGCTCCCGGTAAATGGCGGAACCCAGGAAAGCATTTACATCCACGATCATTTAAAGGTTATGCAGGAAGACCCGCATTCATACAACTCGTTAAGGATTTTGAGCCAGACAGCCAAAGGTTACATCGGGCAGTGCCACTGCTGCACGCGTTTCAATTTCGCCTACGGCAATGTGCTCTTCCTGTTCACGGAAGATGGCCTGAGGGGATTTCAATCCATATTGTACGACCAGTACCACCTCCACAGCCCCGGCGAAGCGCTTCCCCATGGCAAAACCCGTTTGTTACCATCGCCCATCCCGAACTTCATGCTTTCTTTCGACGATACCGAGCTGGAAGAGATCCGGACCATGTTCCAGGAGGCGCTGCTGGTTCTGGAAGTAGATAAAATTTTTTCCTATAAAAAGTAG
- the dctA gene encoding C4-dicarboxylate transporter DctA: MKKLVTNLTFWVLTAITAGALLGHYAPDKAVEMKFLGEGFISVVKLFINPIIFLTITLGIVGMGDLKKVGKVGAKALLYFEVVTTLALVVGIIVANIIRPGQGVVTGALEKGDISKYAGKAHDFSWLQFFLDNVTLQVLLFALVFGSVLSRIEARRRVVDGLNFVSKYVFKALHLVMLFAPIGAFGGMAFTIGKYGIDTLLPLAKLMGTVYATMAVFIFGVLGLILRTYKISLWRFLKYIREELLIVLGTSSSEAGLPSLMGKLERMGCSKPVVGLVVPAGYSFNLDGTTIYLSMATIFLAQVFNVHLNMGQIFSLIGILMVTSKGAAGVTGSGFVVLASTLTAIKVIPVEGLALLLGVDRFMSEARAITNFIGNGVATIWLANNEKEFDRSKMEYAFNNIRETENVVTDNLSDVTQPQGTKL, encoded by the coding sequence TTGAAAAAGCTTGTTACCAACCTGACCTTCTGGGTCCTGACCGCCATCACCGCCGGCGCGTTGCTCGGCCACTATGCGCCCGACAAGGCGGTTGAAATGAAGTTCCTCGGCGAAGGTTTTATTTCGGTCGTGAAGCTTTTCATTAACCCGATTATATTCCTGACCATCACCCTTGGCATCGTCGGAATGGGCGATTTGAAAAAGGTGGGCAAGGTAGGGGCCAAGGCGCTGCTTTATTTCGAAGTGGTAACGACCCTGGCGCTCGTTGTGGGCATTATCGTGGCCAATATCATCCGTCCCGGGCAGGGTGTCGTCACCGGCGCGCTCGAAAAAGGGGATATTTCCAAATATGCCGGGAAGGCGCACGATTTCAGCTGGCTGCAATTTTTCCTGGATAATGTGACGCTGCAGGTACTGCTGTTCGCACTCGTTTTCGGTTCGGTACTGAGCCGCATCGAAGCCAGGCGGCGCGTTGTCGACGGCTTGAATTTCGTTTCGAAATACGTTTTTAAAGCCCTGCACCTGGTTATGCTATTCGCTCCGATCGGTGCGTTCGGCGGGATGGCATTTACGATCGGCAAATATGGTATTGATACGCTGCTGCCGCTTGCCAAGCTCATGGGAACCGTTTACGCGACGATGGCCGTGTTCATTTTCGGAGTTCTGGGATTGATTTTAAGAACCTATAAAATCAGTCTCTGGCGTTTTTTGAAATACATCCGGGAAGAGCTGCTGATTGTGCTCGGCACCTCGTCTTCCGAGGCCGGATTGCCCTCGTTAATGGGGAAACTGGAACGGATGGGTTGTTCCAAGCCGGTCGTCGGCCTTGTGGTGCCTGCGGGATATTCTTTCAATCTCGACGGGACAACGATTTACCTTTCGATGGCAACGATCTTCCTGGCGCAGGTTTTCAATGTGCATTTGAATATGGGGCAGATATTTTCGCTCATCGGTATTCTGATGGTCACTTCCAAAGGTGCAGCAGGGGTAACGGGAAGCGGTTTTGTGGTGTTGGCATCAACATTAACGGCCATTAAAGTAATCCCCGTAGAAGGGCTGGCATTGCTGCTCGGAGTCGATCGTTTCATGTCGGAGGCCCGTGCGATTACCAACTTTATCGGCAATGGCGTCGCCACCATCTGGCTTGCAAATAATGAAAAGGAGTTCGATCGCAGCAAAATGGAATATGCATTCAATAATATCCGGGAGACGGAGAATGTGGTAACGGATAATCTGAGCGATGTTACCCAGCCGCAGGGGACCAAGTTGTAG
- a CDS encoding heme ABC transporter ATP-binding protein, with the protein MIEVRDAGFEIRGRKLLENVSFCAKPGEFWAIIGANGAGKSTLIKILSAELGTTSGTVQLHGRDLRRYKLKDLARRRAVLSQQNNITLSFTSHEIVLMGRYPFYDDAPAQRDLAIVDQCLKKVGIGHLRNRHYPALSGGEQQRVQLARVLAQVWEIENGLLLLDEPTTGMDLLHQYETFELAKELTRKNFAVIAVIHDLNQALQYADRVLMLKGGRIRAIGPPDSVLTAQAIHEAFGLPVQIIRFEAMPYPVIVPHATPIYDIS; encoded by the coding sequence ATGATCGAGGTACGCGATGCGGGTTTTGAAATCAGAGGGCGGAAATTGTTGGAAAACGTGAGCTTTTGTGCAAAACCTGGCGAGTTCTGGGCGATTATAGGCGCAAATGGGGCGGGCAAATCCACCTTGATCAAAATACTTTCCGCCGAACTGGGTACCACCTCGGGTACCGTACAGCTCCATGGCCGGGACCTCCGCCGGTATAAACTGAAAGACCTGGCCAGAAGGCGGGCAGTGTTGTCGCAACAAAATAATATCACCCTCTCGTTTACTTCCCACGAGATCGTGCTGATGGGCCGCTATCCGTTCTACGACGATGCCCCCGCCCAGCGCGACCTGGCGATCGTCGACCAGTGTCTGAAAAAAGTCGGTATTGGCCATTTGAGGAACCGGCATTACCCGGCGCTATCCGGCGGCGAACAGCAGCGCGTACAACTTGCAAGGGTACTCGCGCAGGTGTGGGAAATTGAAAACGGCCTGCTCCTGCTCGACGAGCCAACCACCGGAATGGACCTCCTGCATCAATACGAGACATTCGAACTGGCAAAAGAACTGACCCGCAAGAATTTCGCGGTAATCGCCGTGATCCACGATCTGAACCAGGCGTTGCAATATGCCGACCGCGTGTTGATGCTGAAAGGAGGACGCATCCGTGCCATCGGCCCGCCCGATAGCGTATTGACCGCACAGGCGATCCACGAGGCATTTGGGTTGCCCGTACAGATTATCAGATTCGAAGCCATGCCTTACCCCGTAATTGTGCCTCATGCGACACCCATTTATGACATATCCTGA